The Gimibacter soli genome includes a region encoding these proteins:
- a CDS encoding glutathione S-transferase family protein, translating to MITLYTAATPNGHKVSIALEELGIDYELRHLDFSAKEQKSPEFLKINPNGRIPAIVDHEAGDLTIFESGAILLYLADKYGKLIAPEGPARWAAIQWLMFQMGGVGPMQGQANVFFRYMPEKIPVAIDRYQNETRRLYEVLNTRLGEADYLAGSDYSIADIATFPWVKVHDWAGVSVDGLEHLQRWIAAIDTRPAVQRGFQRPPRADLKAKEEQDKFAKSAQAILQR from the coding sequence ATGATTACGCTTTATACAGCCGCAACGCCGAACGGTCACAAGGTTTCGATTGCGCTCGAGGAATTGGGTATCGACTATGAGTTGCGCCATCTCGATTTTAGCGCGAAGGAACAGAAGAGTCCCGAGTTCCTTAAAATCAATCCTAATGGCAGAATTCCGGCCATTGTGGACCATGAGGCCGGCGATCTGACCATTTTCGAATCCGGCGCCATCCTTCTTTATCTTGCAGACAAATATGGCAAGTTGATAGCGCCCGAAGGCCCGGCGCGCTGGGCGGCCATCCAGTGGCTGATGTTCCAGATGGGCGGCGTTGGCCCCATGCAGGGGCAGGCGAACGTCTTCTTCCGCTATATGCCGGAGAAAATCCCGGTTGCTATCGACCGTTACCAGAATGAAACGCGCCGCCTGTATGAAGTGCTGAACACGCGGCTAGGGGAAGCCGACTATCTGGCCGGCAGCGACTATTCGATCGCCGATATCGCCACCTTCCCGTGGGTGAAGGTACATGACTGGGCCGGGGTGTCGGTCGACGGGCTGGAGCATCTGCAACGCTGGATCGCCGCGATTGATACCCGCCCGGCGGTGCAGCGCGGGTTCCAGCGCCCGCCGCGCGCTGACCTGAAGGCCAAAGAGGAACAGGACAAATTTGCCAAGTCGGCGCAGGCAATTCTGCAGCGCTGA
- a CDS encoding class I SAM-dependent methyltransferase, producing the protein MKKLMIAAAFLLSGAASATDMSVEWAVNENPWRTAEEKVRDADRHPAETLAFFGVTPSSTVAEVNPGGGWYSRILAPLVKEKGRYVGLEHNPAVYADAGNYAAGLAKYPEKFAAAKDMYGDKAVAGFIPLRGEAVTAPGSVDVVMVVRAMHNWARRGFMEEALKDVHGLLKSGGVLAVVQHRAAEDAAGDWQETTKQGRWKQSELVKVIESHGFKLEAASEINANPRDKNEYPAGVWALPPNYNGADTDEEKAARDAIGESDRMTLKFVKVG; encoded by the coding sequence ATGAAAAAACTGATGATTGCGGCAGCGTTCCTGCTGTCCGGCGCCGCGTCGGCCACTGATATGAGCGTCGAATGGGCGGTGAACGAGAATCCGTGGCGTACGGCTGAAGAGAAGGTTCGTGACGCGGATCGCCATCCGGCTGAAACGCTCGCCTTCTTTGGCGTAACGCCGTCCTCGACCGTTGCCGAGGTCAATCCGGGCGGTGGCTGGTACAGCCGTATCCTCGCGCCGCTTGTGAAGGAAAAAGGCCGCTATGTGGGACTGGAGCATAACCCTGCGGTCTATGCAGACGCCGGCAACTATGCGGCTGGTCTTGCCAAATACCCCGAAAAGTTTGCTGCCGCCAAGGACATGTACGGCGACAAGGCCGTTGCAGGCTTTATCCCGCTGCGCGGTGAAGCGGTCACAGCTCCCGGCAGTGTTGACGTGGTGATGGTGGTGCGCGCCATGCACAACTGGGCGCGGCGCGGCTTCATGGAAGAAGCCCTGAAGGATGTTCACGGCCTGTTGAAATCGGGCGGCGTTCTGGCGGTTGTCCAGCACCGCGCAGCGGAAGATGCCGCGGGCGACTGGCAGGAGACCACCAAACAGGGCCGCTGGAAGCAGAGCGAGCTTGTCAAAGTGATCGAATCGCATGGTTTCAAGCTGGAAGCCGCGAGCGAGATCAACGCCAACCCGCGTGACAAGAACGAATATCCGGCCGGTGTCTGGGCGCTGCCGCCCAACTATAACGGCGCTGATACCGACGAGGAAAAGGCGGCCCGCGATGCCATCGGCGAATCCGACCGCATGACGCTGAAGTTCGTGAAGGTCGGCTAA
- a CDS encoding SixA phosphatase family protein: MGNLFLLRHAKSDWGDASLADFDRPINARGQAAADMMGRYLKDEGIVPDLVLVSSAVRTRQTIDRVMDAAGANWAVQYDDALYLADPITIFAAIHAVPDGVKTLMIVGHNPGLEETARRLAGRAPHELLYRLREKYPTATLAGFETKVPWHRLAPAHSLLTRLVRPADLSPVADRGAL; the protein is encoded by the coding sequence ATGGGAAACCTTTTTCTTCTGAGACACGCCAAATCCGACTGGGGCGATGCGAGCCTTGCGGATTTCGACAGGCCAATCAATGCGCGCGGTCAGGCCGCTGCCGACATGATGGGCCGCTATCTGAAGGATGAGGGGATCGTGCCCGATCTGGTGCTGGTATCGTCGGCGGTGCGCACCCGTCAGACGATCGACCGGGTGATGGACGCCGCCGGCGCCAACTGGGCGGTCCAGTATGACGATGCCCTGTATCTTGCCGACCCGATCACCATCTTTGCCGCCATCCATGCCGTGCCTGACGGGGTGAAGACCCTGATGATCGTGGGCCACAATCCGGGGCTAGAGGAAACAGCAAGGCGCCTCGCGGGCCGTGCACCGCACGAGCTTCTGTACCGCCTCCGCGAAAAATATCCGACCGCGACCCTCGCCGGGTTTGAGACGAAGGTGCCCTGGCACAGGCTGGCACCCGCCCATTCGCTGCTCACCCGGCTTGTCCGTCCGGCAGACCTCAGCCCGGTTGCTGATCGCGGCGCACTATAA
- a CDS encoding tetratricopeptide repeat protein — translation MSIFESPISRTRLSRVSGVLAAAMVWAGLSMPVSAHVIDVVLAPSSLLTKGNEAVTLGNSESARDYYRTALRSNLNDRQRSLAHNGMCVSFIMEERWSEAMVECDRAIRLRPNNWRFYNNRGNIFLEQGDFAKARAEYERGLDIAPEAEIIVRNMLIVELRENAKGGNADVRLTPAQRYL, via the coding sequence ATGAGCATCTTCGAATCACCAATCAGCCGCACGCGGCTTTCAAGGGTTTCGGGCGTCCTCGCGGCAGCCATGGTTTGGGCCGGTCTTTCCATGCCGGTTTCGGCCCATGTCATTGACGTGGTGCTGGCGCCATCGTCGCTTCTGACCAAGGGGAACGAAGCCGTTACGCTTGGCAACAGCGAAAGCGCCCGGGACTATTATCGCACCGCGCTCCGGTCCAATCTGAACGACAGGCAGCGCTCGCTTGCCCACAATGGCATGTGCGTTTCCTTCATCATGGAAGAACGCTGGAGTGAAGCGATGGTGGAATGCGACCGGGCAATCCGGCTGCGCCCCAACAACTGGCGCTTCTACAACAACCGCGGCAACATCTTCCTGGAGCAGGGTGACTTCGCAAAGGCGCGTGCTGAATATGAGCGCGGGCTCGATATCGCGCCTGAGGCAGAGATTATCGTCCGGAACATGTTGATCGTGGAACTGCGCGAGAATGCCAAAGGTGGCAACGCGGATGTCCGCCTGACGCCGGCCCAGCGCTATTTGTGA
- a CDS encoding Rieske (2Fe-2S) protein, with protein sequence MSPLPALYLDDLPGGPPPGTLLAVIADLPAHGGKDISFREDQFLVRVFVQKVGDVIGVYENRCPHAGTPLNLFDDRFMDLTGAHLICRTHGARFRIEDGYCTLGPCKGQSLRPVAHEIRDGGVYTV encoded by the coding sequence TTGAGCCCGCTTCCCGCGCTTTATCTGGATGATCTGCCGGGCGGGCCGCCGCCGGGCACGCTGCTTGCCGTCATCGCCGACCTGCCGGCCCATGGCGGCAAAGATATCAGCTTCAGGGAAGACCAGTTTCTGGTCCGCGTCTTCGTGCAGAAAGTCGGCGATGTGATCGGCGTTTACGAGAACCGCTGCCCGCACGCCGGCACGCCGCTCAATCTTTTTGACGATCGTTTCATGGACCTTACGGGCGCGCATCTCATCTGCCGCACCCACGGCGCCCGCTTCCGTATCGAGGACGGCTATTGCACGCTCGGCCCCTGCAAGGGCCAGTCGCTGCGCCCCGTCGCCCACGAGATCAGGGACGGCGGGGTTTACACGGTCTAA
- a CDS encoding EVE domain-containing protein has product MSWWLVKTEPEEWSFDDQAKAGPSPWTGVRNFQAQKHMAAMAEGDDVFFYHTGKEKAVVGTARVAKGPYGDPEDEKGRFVLVDMEAGTRFKTPLTLAAIKADARFEHLALVKQSRLSVMPIDDAAAALFLKLGGL; this is encoded by the coding sequence ATGAGCTGGTGGCTGGTCAAAACCGAACCCGAGGAATGGTCCTTCGACGATCAGGCGAAGGCAGGCCCAAGCCCGTGGACAGGCGTGCGCAACTTTCAGGCCCAGAAGCATATGGCGGCGATGGCGGAAGGCGACGATGTATTCTTCTATCATACCGGCAAGGAAAAGGCCGTTGTCGGCACGGCCCGCGTCGCCAAAGGGCCGTACGGCGACCCCGAGGACGAAAAAGGCCGTTTCGTGCTCGTTGATATGGAAGCCGGCACCCGGTTCAAAACGCCGCTGACGCTTGCCGCCATCAAGGCCGATGCGCGGTTCGAGCATCTGGCGCTTGTCAAACAGTCGCGTCTTTCGGTGATGCCCATTGACGACGCCGCGGCTGCGCTTTTCCTGAAGCTTGGCGGGCTTTGA
- a CDS encoding YciI family protein, whose amino-acid sequence MLFMVLCYDKPGSSAIRAETRPAHLRYLKDAGNRVKVAGPLLSPGDDPHPVGSLIVIDAASEGAVKLFADNDPYSSAGLFERVEIRPWKGVLGEWVPAAS is encoded by the coding sequence ATGCTGTTCATGGTTCTGTGCTACGACAAGCCCGGCTCAAGCGCCATCCGCGCCGAGACCCGCCCGGCCCACCTGCGTTACCTGAAGGACGCGGGCAACCGCGTGAAGGTAGCCGGCCCGCTCCTCAGCCCCGGCGATGACCCGCATCCCGTTGGCAGCCTCATCGTGATCGATGCGGCAAGCGAAGGCGCGGTGAAGCTGTTCGCTGACAATGACCCCTATTCAAGCGCCGGCCTTTTCGAGCGCGTCGAGATCCGCCCCTGGAAGGGTGTTCTCGGCGAATGGGTTCCGGCAGCAAGCTGA
- a CDS encoding NAD(P)H-dependent glycerol-3-phosphate dehydrogenase, which yields MTIRKMGVLGGGAWGTALAATSARAGLDTLIWAFEPEVVDAINNTHENKMFLSGVPLDPALKATGDFAALADRDAVLMVCPAQHLRPLSEKLQPHLRPGVPVIICAKGIEVKTGMFLSDVLAETMPGRPVAVLSGPTFAAELARGLPSALTLATKDEAIGKALVAAMGLPIFRPYLSDDVIGAQIGGAVKNVMAIATGIVAGLKMGENARAALLTRGLAEMARFGTHFGAETETLMGLSGLGDLVLTCVSQSSRNMSLGYEIGEGRTMADIMAERRTVAEGAHTVEILHVIAKREGIDMPITEAVYKILKEGAPVAEVTKALLARPFTRE from the coding sequence ATGACAATCCGCAAGATGGGCGTCCTCGGGGGCGGCGCATGGGGCACAGCACTTGCCGCCACCAGCGCGCGCGCCGGGCTTGATACCCTGATCTGGGCCTTCGAGCCCGAGGTCGTGGACGCCATCAACAATACCCATGAAAACAAGATGTTCCTGTCGGGCGTCCCGCTTGATCCCGCGCTGAAGGCGACGGGCGATTTCGCCGCGCTCGCCGACCGCGATGCCGTGCTGATGGTTTGCCCCGCGCAGCACCTGCGCCCGCTTTCCGAAAAGCTGCAGCCGCACTTGAGGCCCGGCGTGCCGGTCATCATCTGCGCCAAGGGTATCGAGGTGAAAACCGGCATGTTCCTGTCGGACGTACTGGCCGAGACCATGCCAGGCCGCCCGGTTGCCGTGCTTTCGGGCCCGACCTTCGCGGCTGAGCTGGCCCGCGGCCTGCCTTCCGCACTCACGCTGGCCACCAAGGACGAGGCCATCGGCAAGGCGCTCGTTGCCGCCATGGGCCTGCCGATCTTCCGCCCGTATCTGTCGGACGATGTGATCGGCGCGCAGATCGGCGGCGCCGTGAAGAATGTGATGGCGATTGCCACAGGCATCGTCGCCGGCCTCAAGATGGGCGAGAATGCGCGTGCAGCCCTCCTCACCCGTGGACTGGCCGAGATGGCACGTTTCGGCACCCATTTCGGTGCCGAAACAGAAACGCTGATGGGACTATCCGGCCTTGGCGACCTTGTGCTGACGTGCGTGAGCCAATCCAGCCGCAACATGAGCCTCGGCTACGAGATCGGCGAAGGCCGCACCATGGCCGATATCATGGCAGAGCGCCGCACCGTTGCCGAAGGCGCCCATACGGTCGAAATCCTGCATGTGATCGCCAAGCGCGAAGGCATCGACATGCCGATCACCGAAGCCGTTTACAAGATACTGAAGGAAGGGGCGCCGGTCGCCGAGGTGACCAAAGCCTTGCTTGCCCGCCCCTTCACCCGCGAATAG
- the tsaD gene encoding tRNA (adenosine(37)-N6)-threonylcarbamoyltransferase complex transferase subunit TsaD produces MTEPRQKIAFTRPLVLGIETSCDETAAAIVSADADPAKRLVAHRVLSQIEDHADYGGVVPEIAARHHISHLDRLLAALMEDAGLSFDDIDAVAATTGPGLVGGLMVGVMTAKAIAMAAGKPFISVNHLEGHALTVRLTGEVEFPFLLVLMSGGHCQILDVTGIGQYRRLGTTIDDAAGEAFDKTAKLLGLGYPGGPAVEAAALEGDADRFDLPRPLLGKPGADFSFSGLKTAVRRAAEACVAKHGILLKQDRADICAGFQKAIGDCLVDRLRHAIADFREVHGDGTFPLVVAGGVAANKALRTRLTAVAEETGMVFHAPPMALCTDNGAMIAWAGLERFIAEPDIDDRDVSPRPRWPLDSDAEPLVGAGRKGAKA; encoded by the coding sequence ATGACCGAGCCCCGCCAGAAGATTGCCTTTACCCGCCCGCTTGTCCTCGGCATCGAAACGAGCTGTGACGAGACGGCGGCGGCTATCGTGTCGGCGGATGCGGATCCGGCGAAGCGGCTGGTCGCCCACCGGGTACTCAGCCAGATCGAGGATCATGCCGATTATGGCGGCGTGGTGCCGGAGATCGCGGCGCGTCATCATATCAGCCATCTGGACCGGCTGCTGGCCGCCCTGATGGAAGATGCCGGGCTTTCGTTTGACGATATCGACGCCGTTGCCGCCACCACCGGCCCCGGCCTTGTCGGCGGGCTGATGGTCGGCGTGATGACGGCCAAGGCCATCGCCATGGCGGCGGGCAAGCCTTTCATTTCGGTCAATCACCTTGAAGGCCACGCGCTGACCGTGCGGCTGACCGGCGAAGTCGAATTTCCGTTCCTTCTGGTGCTGATGTCCGGCGGGCACTGCCAGATTCTGGACGTGACCGGTATCGGCCAGTATCGCCGCCTTGGCACCACCATCGATGATGCCGCCGGCGAGGCATTCGACAAGACGGCCAAGCTTCTGGGCCTCGGTTACCCCGGCGGGCCAGCGGTCGAGGCCGCCGCCCTTGAGGGCGATGCCGACCGGTTCGACCTGCCCCGCCCGCTTCTTGGCAAGCCGGGTGCGGACTTCTCCTTCTCGGGCCTCAAGACCGCTGTGCGCCGCGCGGCTGAGGCCTGTGTCGCCAAGCATGGCATTTTGCTGAAACAGGACCGCGCCGACATTTGCGCCGGCTTCCAGAAGGCTATCGGCGACTGTCTGGTGGACCGGCTGCGCCACGCCATCGCCGACTTCCGCGAAGTACACGGAGACGGCACCTTCCCGCTGGTGGTCGCCGGCGGGGTAGCTGCCAACAAGGCGCTTCGGACGCGGCTCACCGCTGTGGCGGAAGAAACCGGCATGGTTTTCCACGCGCCGCCGATGGCGCTGTGCACCGATAACGGCGCCATGATCGCCTGGGCGGGGCTCGAACGGTTCATCGCCGAGCCCGATATTGACGACCGTGACGTCAGCCCGCGTCCGCGCTGGCCGCTCGATAGCGACGCCGAACCGCTCGTCGGTGCCGGCCGCAAAGGCGCTAAGGCGTGA
- the hemC gene encoding hydroxymethylbilane synthase, whose protein sequence is MQHPIRIGTRGSPLALAQAHEVRDRLVAAHAGLTADMVEIKVIKTTGDRILDRPLTTAGGKGLFTKEIEDALLDGSIDLAVHSSKDMPTRLPAGLVLSTFLEREDVRDVFISPKAESFMALPEGATLGTASLRRRALALRLRPDLKVVTFRGNVQTRLSKLNGGEADATFLARAGLNRLGMEAYATETLSLEDFMPAPAQGAVCVEIREGDDATRALLAPLHHHATAVTVTAERAFLAALDGSCRTPIAAYATLKGGDVHLKAMLVSLDGTVVFAEEGVAPEADAAALGHRLGHAVRAKAGEAFFEELAAGVAALVS, encoded by the coding sequence ATGCAACACCCGATCAGGATTGGAACCCGCGGCAGTCCGCTTGCGCTTGCGCAGGCGCATGAGGTGCGGGACCGGCTGGTTGCGGCGCATGCGGGCCTGACCGCCGACATGGTCGAGATCAAGGTGATCAAAACGACCGGTGACCGCATTCTTGACCGGCCCCTGACCACCGCCGGCGGCAAGGGCCTTTTCACCAAGGAAATCGAGGACGCGCTTCTGGACGGCAGCATCGATCTTGCCGTTCACAGCTCCAAGGACATGCCGACCCGCCTGCCCGCGGGCCTTGTGCTTTCAACCTTCCTTGAGCGCGAAGACGTGCGTGATGTGTTCATCAGCCCCAAGGCAGAGAGCTTCATGGCGCTGCCGGAAGGCGCCACGCTCGGCACTGCCAGCCTGCGCCGCCGGGCGCTTGCCCTGCGCCTTCGGCCTGATCTGAAGGTCGTCACCTTCCGGGGCAATGTGCAGACGCGGCTTTCGAAACTGAATGGCGGCGAGGCCGATGCCACTTTCCTTGCCCGCGCGGGGCTCAACCGGTTGGGGATGGAAGCCTATGCGACCGAAACCCTGAGCCTTGAAGATTTCATGCCGGCCCCGGCGCAAGGGGCAGTGTGCGTTGAAATCCGCGAAGGCGACGACGCGACCCGTGCGCTGCTCGCCCCCCTGCATCATCATGCGACGGCGGTGACCGTGACGGCGGAACGTGCCTTTCTGGCGGCCCTAGATGGCTCCTGCCGCACGCCGATTGCAGCTTACGCGACGCTCAAGGGCGGTGACGTGCACCTGAAAGCCATGCTTGTATCGCTCGACGGCACGGTCGTGTTCGCGGAAGAAGGTGTGGCCCCCGAGGCCGATGCAGCCGCCCTTGGCCACAGGCTTGGCCATGCGGTTCGCGCCAAGGCGGGGGAAGCCTTCTTCGAAGAGCTCGCGGCAGGGGTCGCCGCGCTCGTATCCTGA
- a CDS encoding uroporphyrinogen-III synthase: protein MRLIVTRPEEDAGSTAEALAALGHTSLIAPMLRVEAMDFDLPDDSATLVITSANAARHGLARVPGLGRRRVFAVGAASAAVARSVGATDPVTGPGDAAGLLPLLLADHAATGSHYCHLTGEDIVFDIAAKLTARGVRAERRTAYRAVQADVLPDDVASAIRGGSVDGVLFYSARAALAFERGLEAAGLAAMLKGMTAYAMSKRIAAALAAPWGGVVAAAEPTEAAVLALIGPAGSEGEKA from the coding sequence ATGCGGCTCATCGTCACTCGACCGGAAGAAGATGCAGGCAGCACCGCCGAGGCGCTGGCCGCCCTTGGCCACACGTCCCTGATCGCACCGATGCTGCGGGTGGAGGCTATGGACTTTGACCTGCCGGACGATAGCGCGACGCTTGTGATCACCAGCGCCAATGCGGCGCGCCACGGGCTTGCTCGCGTGCCGGGCCTTGGCCGTCGCCGCGTGTTTGCCGTGGGGGCCGCAAGTGCGGCGGTCGCGCGGTCGGTGGGCGCCACGGACCCTGTCACCGGGCCGGGCGACGCAGCGGGGCTTCTGCCGCTTCTTCTTGCCGATCATGCGGCCACGGGCTCGCATTATTGTCATCTGACCGGCGAAGATATTGTGTTCGATATCGCGGCGAAGCTGACGGCGCGCGGGGTGCGTGCCGAGCGGCGCACGGCTTACCGCGCGGTGCAAGCTGATGTGCTGCCGGATGACGTGGCGTCGGCCATCCGGGGTGGCAGCGTGGACGGTGTGCTTTTTTATTCGGCCCGGGCAGCCCTTGCCTTTGAACGGGGGTTGGAGGCAGCGGGCCTCGCCGCTATGCTGAAGGGCATGACGGCCTATGCCATGTCAAAGCGGATCGCGGCGGCGCTTGCAGCCCCGTGGGGTGGCGTGGTGGCAGCCGCAGAGCCGACCGAAGCGGCGGTTCTGGCGCTCATCGGCCCGGCAGGCAGTGAAGGAGAGAAGGCGTGA
- a CDS encoding heme biosynthesis protein HemY: MIRLALAFAIVLLLAWGATFVADNPGAATLAVGPWVIETSVAALLLAAALLMLATALALALYAWMRRDLPVIGSSAAIKRQSRGLDLVNQALVALAAGDHKLARRLADQSTRLLPLMPMVHLIGAEAAMRAGDHEAAQEKFKALEASEAGKLLGLRGLVQEARRAGRSAEALRLARLAFAEQPKSPWVLKTLFALEVAAGNWAEAEAALQKVAKGKLVDTVALTRHKGALAFARGTEAALKGDADAARKFYTAAHKARGDFAPADAALARLDLKEGKIRQAEKRLKAAWGKAPRPALAAAWRDIDPAESAADSLARVRTLTAGNPAHPLSRALIAEGLARTGETDAAITLVEGLLAEVPSRDLWTLRLKLAEKRGEDTTAIEAALAQAGPGLGWECGDCGHRPVAWQPLCPSCGGFDTFDWLEPGTPRAEPQRDGSMLMLMSGGPSGPAVD, translated from the coding sequence ATGATCCGTCTGGCGCTTGCGTTCGCCATTGTCCTTCTTCTCGCCTGGGGTGCCACGTTCGTGGCGGATAATCCGGGGGCGGCCACGCTAGCCGTTGGCCCCTGGGTGATCGAGACGAGCGTTGCGGCGCTCCTGCTGGCCGCCGCCCTTTTGATGCTTGCGACTGCCCTCGCGCTCGCGCTTTATGCCTGGATGCGGCGTGACCTGCCGGTGATTGGCTCAAGTGCGGCGATCAAGCGCCAGTCGCGCGGGCTTGATCTTGTCAATCAGGCGCTGGTGGCGCTGGCGGCGGGGGATCACAAGCTCGCCCGGCGGCTGGCCGACCAGTCGACCCGCCTTCTGCCGCTGATGCCGATGGTGCATCTGATTGGCGCCGAGGCCGCGATGCGGGCGGGCGACCATGAAGCCGCACAGGAAAAGTTCAAGGCGCTCGAGGCCTCCGAAGCCGGCAAGCTGTTGGGCCTGCGCGGCCTTGTGCAGGAAGCCCGGCGTGCCGGGCGGTCGGCCGAGGCCCTGCGGCTGGCACGGCTGGCTTTTGCCGAGCAGCCGAAAAGCCCGTGGGTGCTGAAAACCCTGTTCGCGCTTGAGGTCGCTGCCGGTAATTGGGCAGAGGCGGAAGCCGCGCTCCAGAAGGTCGCCAAAGGCAAGCTTGTTGATACTGTCGCGCTGACCCGCCACAAGGGGGCGCTTGCCTTCGCGCGTGGCACGGAAGCGGCCCTCAAGGGCGACGCTGATGCCGCCCGCAAATTCTACACCGCCGCCCACAAGGCACGTGGCGATTTCGCCCCGGCGGATGCTGCACTTGCCCGCCTCGATCTCAAGGAAGGCAAGATCCGGCAGGCCGAAAAGCGCCTGAAGGCAGCCTGGGGCAAAGCCCCGCGTCCGGCGCTCGCCGCTGCATGGCGGGATATCGACCCGGCGGAATCAGCCGCCGACTCGCTTGCCCGAGTCCGCACGCTCACCGCTGGCAATCCGGCCCATCCGCTTTCCCGTGCGCTGATCGCCGAAGGGCTGGCCCGCACGGGCGAAACAGACGCCGCCATCACGCTTGTTGAAGGCCTGCTCGCCGAAGTGCCGAGCCGCGATCTCTGGACGCTTCGGCTGAAGCTTGCCGAAAAGCGCGGCGAGGATACGACGGCGATCGAGGCGGCCCTGGCGCAGGCTGGCCCCGGCCTTGGCTGGGAATGCGGTGACTGTGGCCACCGCCCGGTGGCGTGGCAGCCGCTTTGCCCGTCCTGCGGCGGGTTCGATACATTCGACTGGCTGGAGCCCGGCACCCCGCGCGCCGAGCCGCAACGCGACGGCAGCATGCTGATGCTGATGTCTGGCGGCCCCTCCGGCCCAGCGGTGGATTGA